A single genomic interval of Spinacia oleracea cultivar Varoflay chromosome 6, BTI_SOV_V1, whole genome shotgun sequence harbors:
- the LOC130464127 gene encoding uncharacterized protein produces the protein MCPQLISATTLLASSENIDEACEYMARVMKAASENNQKILAPYHQNNHWVLLVIYPTINTVHVFDSIKKKRSLAIRVVLDSAFETYKAYGGKSKGPQLQWGAAVCAQQDGGTECGYFTSRFMYDIVHSYSGSENLFKDFKVTKPYTNGQIREVLTCWALYFLDFVFS, from the exons ATGTGTCCGCAATTGATTTCAGCAACTACATTGTTGGCAAGTTCGGAGAACATAGATGAAGCATGTGAATACATGGCAAGGGTAATGAAAGCAGCTTCCGAAAACAATCAAAAGATCCTAGCCCCATATCATCAGAA CAATCATTGGGTGCTTCTTGTGATTTACCCTACCATAAATACGGTTCACgtatttgattcaattaagaAGAAACGCAGCCTAGCAATAAGAGTGGTATTGGATAG TGCCTTCGAAACTTACAAGGCATATGGTGGGAAAAGTAAAGGTCCACAATTACAATGGGGTGCTGCTGTG TGTGCTCAACAGGATGGGGGTACTGAGTGCGGGTATTTTACTTCAAGGTTCATGTATGACATAGTCCACTCATATAGTGGAAGTGAAAATCTATTCAAG GATTTTAAGGTGACTAAACCTTATACTAATGGGCAAATTCGTGAAGTTTTAACTTGTTGGGCTCTATactttttggactttgtattctcctGA